In the Candidatus Binatia bacterium genome, one interval contains:
- a CDS encoding metal-sulfur cluster assembly factor: MEERIREALRAVMDPEIGINIVDLGLVYSVEVQGNDVHITLTMTTRACPLHEYITETARTAVRQALPEAERVEVEMVWDPPWSPAMMSAEAKRQMGWSS, from the coding sequence ATGGAAGAACGAATTCGGGAAGCTTTGCGAGCGGTGATGGATCCGGAGATCGGCATCAACATCGTGGATCTCGGTCTGGTATACAGCGTGGAGGTGCAGGGCAACGATGTCCACATTACGCTGACGATGACGACGCGCGCCTGCCCGCTGCACGAGTACATCACCGAGACGGCGCGAACCGCCGTGCGGCAGGCCTTACCCGAGGCGGAGCGCGTGGAGGTCGAGATGGTATGGGACCCGCCCTGGAGTCCGGCGATGATGTCCGCGGAAGCCAAACGGCAAATGGGCTGGAGTAGCTGA